In Pyrus communis chromosome 1, drPyrComm1.1, whole genome shotgun sequence, the following are encoded in one genomic region:
- the LOC137742072 gene encoding brefeldin A-inhibited guanine nucleotide-exchange protein 5-like, protein MAGGAAGGFVTRAFESMLKECSPKKHADLQKAIQAYLDSTKEVNQTHQTEPSEKNQATTSAGDGSSPETEDGAAKTDTEPGQSQTEEAESVAKPVITTTTISTVLAKAGNTLEGAQAELVLNPLRLAFETKNLKVLEPALDCIHKLIAYDHLEGDPGLDDGKSVPLFTDLLNMVCSCVDNSSPDSTVLQVLKVLLTAVASTKFRVHGEPLLGVIRVCYNIALHSKSPINQATSKAMLTQMISIIFRRMETDTGLEVASTGSVGHIETISGQNSNTEAEETSSGQSEKEMTLGDQPNQGKDTPIASVEELQNLAGGADIKGLEAVLDKAVQHEDGKKITRGIDLESMTIVQHDALLVFRTLCKMGMKEDNNEVTLKTRILSLELLQGLLEGVGHPFTRNFHFIDSVKAYLSYALLRASVSQSPVIFQYATGIFLVLLLRFRESLKGEIGIFFPLIVLRSLDGLDFPINQKLSVLRMVEKVCKDPQMLVDIFVNYDCDLEAPNLFERMVTTLSRISQGTQNADPNVVAVSQATSIKGSSLQCLVNVLKSLVDWQESRVESENQSNKTRSLDGEAKESVDVTSNFEKAKAHKSTLEAAISEFNRQPVKGVEYLKSNKLVENTPSSVAQFLRSTPSLDKAMIGEYLGHHEEFPLAVMHAYVDSMKFSGMKFDTAIRELLKGFRLPGEAQKIDRIMEKFAERYCADNPGLFKNADTAYILAYAVIMLNTDAHNPMVWPKMSKSDFILMNAVDDAEECAPTELLEEIYFSIVKEEIKMKDETAGLEKSGKYKREGEERGRLVSILNLALPTSALSVDTKSESEAIIKKTQAIFRNQGAKRGVFYTAQQLELVRPMVEAVGWPLLATFSVTMEEGENKSRVVLCMEGLKAGIHITHVLGMNTMRYAFLTSLVRFTFLHAPKEMRSKNVEALRTLLSLCDSGTGSLRDTWNAVLECVSRLEFITSNPSIAATVMQGSNQISKDALLQSLRELAGKPSEQVFVNSVQLPSDSVVEFFTALCGVSAEELKQTPARVFSLQKLVEISYYNMARIRMVWARIWSVLANHFISAGSHHDEKIAMYAIDSLRQLGMKYLERAELANFTFQNDILKPFVVLMSNSRSETIRSLIVDCIVQMIKSKIGSIKSGWRNVFMIFTAAADDELESIVESAFENVEQVILEHFDQVVGDCFMDCVNCLIRFANNRTSHRISLKAIALLRICEDRLAEGLIPGGALRPIDVNVDTTFDVTEHYWFPMLAGLSDLTSDPRPEVRSCALEVLFDLLNERGSKFSSAFWESIFHRVLFPIFDHVRHVGKASSVSSDDVWFRETSIHSLQLLCNLFNTFYKEVCFMLPPLLSLLLDCAKKTDQAVVSLSLGALVHLIEVGGHQFSESDWDTLLKSIRDALYTTQPLELLNALGFENLKNNNRVLTGDLEVNSGDSPSIKSDYEGVDSRQFEFSDNGRNPVSVKQNSGVQMNTDGSEGLPSPSGSASKSAEGQSLQRSQTIGQRIMDNLFLRNLTSKPKAIPSEVSVPSSPIRVPEAVEPDIRDEEESSLLGTCRGKCITQLLLLGAIDGIQKKYWSNLKTPQKIAIMDILLSALEFAASYNSYTNLRTRMHQVHDERPPLNLLRQELAGTCIYLEILQKATSGFSADKEGETNGEEKVEGLAEEKLVSFCEQVLREASDLQSSPGETTYMDIHRVLELRSPIIIKVIKGMCFMNQQIFRRHLRDFYPLLTKLVCCDQMDVRGALGDLFRAQLKALLP, encoded by the exons ATGGCGGGCGGCGCTGCTGGCGGTTTTGTGACGAGAGCATTCGAGTCTATGCTCAAGGAGTGCTCTCCTAAAAAGCATGCAGATCTTCAGAAGGCTATTCAGGCTTATTTAG ATAGTACGAAAGAGGTCAACCAGACTCATCAAACCGAACCAAGTGAGAAGAATCAAGCTACAACTTCAGCTGGTGATGGAAG TTCTCCTGAAACAGAAGATGGAGCTGCAAAAACTGATACAGAGCCAGGTCAGTCTCAAACTGAGGAGGCAGAGTCCGTTGCCAAGCCGGTGATCACAACCACAACTATTTCAACTGTCCTAGCAAAGGCCGGGAACACCTTAGAAGGAGCTCAGGCAGAGCTTGTTTTGAATCCCCTACGACTTGCATTTGAGACAAAGAACTTGAAAGTCCTAGAACCTGCTCTGGATTGCATTCAT AAACTCATTGCATATGATCATTTAGAGGGAGATCCTGGTCTAGATGATGGTAAAAGTGTACCACTGTTCACAGACCTTTTGAACATGGTTTGCAGTTGCGTTGACAACTCATCACCTGATAG TACCGTTCTGCAAGTGCTGAAGGTTCTTCTTACTGCCGTGGCATCCACGAAGTTCAGAG TACACGGGGAACCTTTGCTGGGAGTTATCAGAGTGTGCTACAATATTGCTCTGCACAG CAAGAGTCCCATAAACCAAGCAACGTCAAAGGCAATGCTTACACAGATGATCAGCATCATATTCAGGAGAATGGAGACTGATACG GGACTTGAGGTTGCATCAACTGGTTCTGTTGGACATATAGAAACCATTTCAGGACAAAATTCAAATACAGAAGCCGAAGAAACTTCCTCAGGACAAAGTGAGAAAGAAATGACTTTAGGAGATCAACCTAACCAGGGCAAAGATACGCCCATTGCATCTGTTGAGGAACTTCAGAATCTAGCTGGCGGTGCTGACATCAAG GGCTTAGAGGCTGTCCTGGACAAAGCCGTGCAACATGAAGATGGTAAAAAGATAACCAG AGGGATTGACCTCGAGAGCATGACCATAGTTCAACATGATGCTTTACTGGTTTTCCGCACGCTTTGCAAG ATGGGGATGAAGGAAGACAACAATGAAGTTACTTTGAAGACAAGGATTTTGTCTCTTGAGCTCTTGCAG GGTTTATTGGAAGGGGTTGGCCATCCATTTACTAGGAACTTCCATTTTATTGACTCGGTGAAAGCATACCTATCATATGCTTTGTTGCGGGCTTCAGTTTCACAGTCTCCTGTCATATTTCAG TATGCAACTGGAATTTTTTTAGTGCTATTGTTGCGCTTCAGAGAAAGCCTCAAG GGTGAAATAGGCATCTTCTTTCCCTTGATAGTTCTACGATCACTGGATGGCTTGGATTTTCCAATTAACCAGAAATTAAGCGTTCTTAG GATGGTTGAAAAAGTTTGCAAGGATCCTCAGATGCTTGTTGACATATTTGTGAACTATGATTGTGATCTTGAGGCACCAAACCTGTTTGAGCGTATG GTTACAACTCTATCCAGAATTTCTCAAGGGACTCAAAACGCAGATCCAAATGTGGTTGCTGTATCACAGGCAACCTCAATTAAAGGTTCATCTCTTCAG TGTCTCGTGAATGTGCTTAAATCACTAGTTGATTGGCAAGAGTCGCGTGTAGAATCAGAAAACCAGAGTAATAAGACTCGGTCTCTAGATGGTGAAGCTAAAGAATCTGTTGATGTAACTAGTAACTTTGAGAAGGCTAAAGCTCATAAATCTACATTGGAAGCTGCCATCTCTGAG TTCAATAGGCAACCAGTAAAGGGTGTAGAGTATCtgaaatcaaataaattggTGGAAAATACACCCAGTTCAGTTGCCCAATTTTTGAGAAGTACTCCCAGTCTGGACAAG gctATGATTGGGGAATATTTGGGTCACCATGAAGAATTTCCCCTTGCTGTGATGCATGCTTATGTAGATTCCATGAAGTTTTCAGGAATGAAGTTTGACACTGCAATTCGTGAACTTCTTAAAGGATTCAGACTTCCAGGGGAAGCTCAAAAGATAGATCGCATCATGGAGAAATTTGCAGAAAG ATATTGTGCAGATAATCCAGGTCTTTTCAAAAATGCAGACACTGCATACATTTTAGCATACGCGGTTATAATGTTGAATACTGATGCGCATAATCCAATGGTGTGGCCAAAAATGTCCAAGTCAGATTTTATACTCATGAATGCCGTGGATGATGCAGAAGAGTGTGCTCCAACTGAACTTCTGGAAGAAATCTATTTTTCAATTGTTAAAGAAGAGATAAAGATGAAAGATGAGACTGCTGGTCTTGAGAAAAGTGGAAAATATAAGCGAGAAGGTGAAGAGAGAGGCCGCCTTGTCAGTATCCTTAATCTGGCTCTTCCCACAAGTGCGCTGTCCGTTGATACTAAGTCTGAAAGTGAAGCCATCATTAAGAAAACACAAGCTATATTTCGGAACCAAGGAGCAAAAAGAGGGGTCTTCTATACTGCACAGCAGTTAGAGCTAGTAAGGCCTATGGTTGAAGCTGTAGGTTGGCCTTTGCTCGCTACTTTTTCTGTTACAATGGAGGAGGGTGAGAATAAGTCGAGGGTTGTTCTCTGTATGGAGGGATTGAAAGCTGGAATACACATTACACATGTTCTCGGAATGAATACCATGCGATATGCCTTTTTAACATCTCTGGTCAG ATTTACTTTCTTGCATGCTCCGAAGGAAATGCGTAGTAAAAATGTGGAAGCACTGCGAACTCTACTATCTCTTTGTGACTCAGGGACTGGCTCCCTTCGAGATACATGGAATGCAGTTTTAGAATGTGTTTCTCGGCTTGAGTTCATTACTTCAAATCCCTCTATAGCAGCAACAGTCATGCAAGGATCAAACCAAATCTCCAAAGATGCTCTTCTTCAATCTTTAAGGGAGTTGGCTGGAAAACCTTCTGAACAAGTATTTGTGAATAGCGTTCAGCTTCCTAGTGATTCTGTAGTGGAGTTCTTCACTGCACTCTGTGGTGTATCAGCtgaagaactaaaacaaactcCAGCTCGTGTGTTTAGCTTGCAAAAACTTGTTGAGATCAGCTACTACAACATGGCTCGTATACGCATG GTCTGGGCTAGAATATGGTCTGTTTTGGCAAACCACTTTATTTCAGCTGGGAGTCATCATGATGAAAAAATTGCTATGTATGCAATAGATTCCCTGAGGCAGCTTGGTATGAAGTATCTGGAGCGGGCGGAACTTGCCAATTTCACATTCCAAAATGACATTCTTAAACCTTTTGTTGTTCTTATGAGCAATAGTCGAAGTGAAACCATAAGGAGCTTAATAGTTGACTGCATCGTTCAA ATGATAAAATCCAAAATAGGGAGCATCAAGTCTGGATGGCGTAACGTTTTCATGATTTTTACAGCTGCTGCAGATGATGAATTGGAATCAATTGTTGAGAGTGCATTTGAAAATGTAGAACAGG TTATCTTGGAACACTTCGATCAAGTAGTTGGAGATTGTTTCATGGACTGTGTCAACTGTCTTATCAGGTTTGCTAATAATAGAACTTCACACCGTATAAGTTTGAAGGCTATTGCACTATTGCGCATATGTGAGGATCGTCTGGCAGAg GGTCTTATACCTGGTGGTGCTTTGAGGCCTATTGACGTAAATGTGGATACAACTTTTGATGTGACTGAACATTACTGGTTCCCAATGCTGGCTGGTCTGTCTGATCTGACATCAGATCCAAGACCAGAGGTCAGAAGCTGTGCGCTTGAAGTTTTGTTTGATCTACTGAATGAGAGAGGTAGCAAATTCTCATCAGCATTTTGGGAGAGCATTTTTCATCGGGTCTTGTTTCCCATATTTGATCATGTGAGACATGTTGGAAAGGCAAGCTCGGTTTCCTCTGATGATGTATGGTTCCGTGAAACAAGCATTCACTCGCTGCAGTTGCTTTGCAACCTTTTCAACACGTTTTATAAG GAAGTATGTTTCATGTTGCCACCCCTACTCAGTCTACTTTTGGATTGTGCCAAAAAGACTGATCAAGCAGTTGTTTCATTATCTCTGGGTGCACTTGTGCATCTCATTGAAGTTGGAGGACATCAATTTAGTGAGAGCGACTGGGATACATTGTTGAAAAGCATAAG AGATGCTTTGTACACAACGCAACCACTTGAACTGCTAAACGCTTTGGGATTTGAGAATCTGAAGAACAATAATAGGGTGCTAACCGGAGATTTAGAGGTCAATTCAGGTGATAGCCCTTCCATAAAGTCTGATTATGAGGGAGTGGATAGCCGTCAATTTGAATTCAGTGATAATGGAAGAAATCCAGTATCGGTTAAACAAAACTCGGGGGTGCAAATGAACACGGATGGATCTGAAG GCCTTCCATCACCATCAGGAAGTGCTTCAAAATCTGCTGAAGGTCAAAGCCTCCAACGGAGTCAAACAATAGGTCAAAGGATTATGGACAATCTCTTTCTTAGAAATCTTACTTCTAAGCCTAAGGCTATTCCATCCGAGGTTTCAGTACCATCTTCTCCAATTAGG GTGCCTGAGGCTGTCGAACCTGATATCAGAGATGAGGAGGAAAGTTCACTGTTGGGAACTTGTAGGGGCAAATGCATCACTCAACTTTTACTTCTTGGTGCCATTGATGGTATTCAG AAGAAATACTGGAGCAACTTGAAAACACCACAAAAGATCGCTATTATGGATATTTTGCTGTCTGCATTAGAGTTCGCAGCGTCGTACAATTCATATACCAATCTCAGAACACGCATGCACCAAGTTCATGATGAGAG GCCACCTCTGAATCTTCTCCGCCAAGAATTAGCAGGAACTTGTATATATCTGGAGATCTTACAGAAAGCAACCTCCGGGTTTAGTGCTGACAAAGAGGGAGAAACTAATGGTGAAGAGAAAGTCGAAGGATTAGCCGAAGAGAAGCTGGTGTCTTTCTGTGAACAGGTACTCAGGGAGGCATCTGATTTGCAGTCCAGTCCTGGGGAGACTACTTATATGGATATTCATCGGGTTCTGGAATTACGATCTCCAATAATTATCAAG GTGATTAAAGGCATGTGCTTTATGAACCAACAGATTTTCAGACGGCATCTTAGAGACTTCTATCCGTTGCTTACAAAACTCGTATGCTGTGACCAG ATGGACGTTCGCGGAGCTCTTGGTGATCTCTTCAGGGCACAATTGAAAGCACTTCTGCCATAA
- the LOC137717220 gene encoding probable E3 ubiquitin-protein ligase XERICO has protein sequence MVSSLLAFDPMGFFVVDDASSSGLILSHVLYKAAFVIALMRWVVFWALRLRQTLSSSSASSTAEEGFDFLQAEYDKESCSSSSSASTQLIRDCLTQTTFGEITERRGSYGINGGGDCDTCAVCLSQLEMGDEVREMRNCCHVFHTECIDRWLEYNDHHHHHHHHDNHDEDNQKTCPLCRTPLLTSSQIQSLSWDHSRSQPSWAVERLLYLFGDDLEF, from the coding sequence ATGGTTTCTTCGCTGCTCGCATTTGATCCGATGGGTTTCTTCGTCGTCGACGACGCATCCTCGTCGGGCTTGATACTGAGCCACGTACTGTACAAAGCGGCTTTTGTAATTGCTTTGATGAGATGGGTTGTGTTCTGGGCGCTCAGACTCAGACAAacactctcctcctcctccgcttCCTCCACCGCCGAGGAGGGATTTGATTTCCTACAGGCGGAGTACGATAAAGAATCttgctcctcttcttcctccgcTTCTACCCAACTGATCAGGGACTGTCTGACTCAGACCACCTTCGGAGAAATCACAGAGCGGAGAGGGAGTTACGGAATCAACGGCGGCGGCGACTGCGACACGTGCGCGGTGTGCTTGAGCCAGCTGGAGATGGGGGACGAGGTCAGGGAGATGCGGAACTGCTGCCACGTGTTCCACACCGAGTGCATTGACAGGTGGCTCGAGTATAATGatcatcatcaccaccaccaccatcatgaTAATCATGATGAGGATAATCAAAAGACTTGCCCGCTCTGCAGGACTCCATTGCTGACGTCATCGCAGATACAGAGCCTGAGCTGGGATCACAGCAGATCGCAGCCCAGCTGGGCCGTTGAGAGACTGCTCTACCTTTTTGGGGATGATCTTGAGTTTTGA
- the LOC137709976 gene encoding uncharacterized protein, translating into MEPPSFQEAPRCDVCKCSFNAFRRRHHCRSCGRTLCHEHSANQMALPQFGIYSPVRVCSECFNDSSRTTKRDGQASSDGVDGVTSSVSRLDIDSDVDSRAEPTVQYQPVPAISDCKCGMPLCICEAPVPSVDAAPLQSKTVSTSAPRPTPKPKKTETALKPKASTSNSKQSSVFNLGQANNGISDKTQTDYEANGEGMREAIKNSDVAAVKKLLSEGVDVNYHDKQGLSLLHLAAVFNQTEIVFALMDGGASLDYKNAQGETPLDCAPATLQYKMRQKMEENRRP; encoded by the exons ATGGAGCCTCCGTCGTTCCAAGAAGCTCCGCGCTGCGACGTCTGCAAATGCAGCTTTAACGCTTTCAGGCGACGG CATCATTGCCGGTCTTGTGGGCGGACATTATGCCACGAACACTCGGCAAACCAAATG GCTTTACCACAGTTTGGCATTTATTCACCCGTTAGAGTTTGCAGTGAATGTTTCAATGACTCCTCTCG AACTACCAAACGTGATGGACAAGCTTCTTCGGATGGAGTTGATGGTGTAACATCTTCAGTTTCTAGATTGGACATTGATTCAGATGTAGATTCAAGGGCTGAACCAACTGTACAGTATCAGCCTGTCCCAGCCATTTCAGACTGCAAGTGTGGAATGCCTTTATGTATTTGTGAAGCGCCAGTGCCATCTGTGGATGCAGCTCCCTTGCAG AGCAAAACCGTATCCACCTCTGCCCCTCGGCCGACTCCAAAACCAAAGAAGACAGAAACTGCTTTAAAACCCAAAGCTTCCACGTCTAATAGCAAGCAGAG TTCTGTCTTCAATCTTGGTCAAGCGAACAACGGAATTTCTGATAAAACCCAGACTGATTATGAAGCCAACGGGGAG GGTATGAGAGAAGCTATAAAGAATAGTGACGTTGCTGCCGTCAAGAAGCTTCTGAGTGAG GGTGTTGATGTGAATTACCATGACAAGCAAGGACTTTCTTTGCTACATTTA GCAGCGGTCTTTAATCAAACTGAGATTGTTTTTGCCCTCATGGATGGTGGAGCAAGCCTGGACTACAAGAATGCACAgg GGGAAACACCATTGGACTGTGCTCCCGCCACTCTCCAATACAAAATGCGACAGAAGATGGAAGAAAATAGAAGACCGTGA
- the LOC137732201 gene encoding protein TIFY 3B-like isoform X2, with protein MAEKAEVGCDVKLSEMEKEMVAQNKPNQTEGDLQNLRKGPSAPNITSPAPAQLTIFYAGSVSVFDAITAEKVRELMLIAAAAADKKTSDVKNTATSGPPSPLVRTGSSSLQNSSAPGSPVVQPYLDQKSSISKLEAGFPIARRHSLQRFLEKRRDRLVSNSPYPTSPATPMGDNAKTNPSNNASPGVGCFKQSAMVQEETQPSSVA; from the exons ATGGCGGAAAAAGCAGAAGTTGGTTGTGATGTGAAGCTTTCAGAGATGGAGAAAGAAATGGTTGCCCAAAACAAGCCTAACCAGACAGAGGGTGATCTGCAAAACCTCAG GAAAGGACCATCTGCACCAAACATTACCAGTCCTGCTCCGGCTCAGCTTACCATCTTCTACGCAGGGAGCGTTAGTGTGTTTGACGCAATTACTGCAGAAAAG GTTCGTGAACTTATGCTTATtgcggctgctgctgctgataaGAAGACCAGTGATGTGAAGAATACTGCGACAAGCGGTCCTCCAAGTCCACTGGTTCGTACAGGGTCGTCTTCGCTGCAAAACTCTTCTGCTCCTGGTTCACCAGTTGTCCAGCCCTACCTTGATCAGAAGAGTTCCATTAGCAAATTGGAAGCTG GGTTTCCCATTGCAAGGAGACACTCTCTTCAGCGCTTCCTGGAGAAGCGACGTGACAG GTTGGTCAGCAACAGTCCATATCCTACTTCGCCAGCAACACCGATGGGCGACAACGCAAAAACTAATCCGAGCAATAACGCTTCTCCGGGTGTGGGTTGCTTCAAACAATCTGCCATGGTTCAGGAAGAAACTCAACCAAGTTCGGTTGCCTAG
- the LOC137732201 gene encoding protein TIFY 3B-like isoform X1, with protein MAEKAEVGCDVKLSEMEKEMVAQNKPNQTEGDLQNLSARKGPSAPNITSPAPAQLTIFYAGSVSVFDAITAEKVRELMLIAAAAADKKTSDVKNTATSGPPSPLVRTGSSSLQNSSAPGSPVVQPYLDQKSSISKLEAGFPIARRHSLQRFLEKRRDRLVSNSPYPTSPATPMGDNAKTNPSNNASPGVGCFKQSAMVQEETQPSSVA; from the exons ATGGCGGAAAAAGCAGAAGTTGGTTGTGATGTGAAGCTTTCAGAGATGGAGAAAGAAATGGTTGCCCAAAACAAGCCTAACCAGACAGAGGGTGATCTGCAAAACCTCAG TGCCAGGAAAGGACCATCTGCACCAAACATTACCAGTCCTGCTCCGGCTCAGCTTACCATCTTCTACGCAGGGAGCGTTAGTGTGTTTGACGCAATTACTGCAGAAAAG GTTCGTGAACTTATGCTTATtgcggctgctgctgctgataaGAAGACCAGTGATGTGAAGAATACTGCGACAAGCGGTCCTCCAAGTCCACTGGTTCGTACAGGGTCGTCTTCGCTGCAAAACTCTTCTGCTCCTGGTTCACCAGTTGTCCAGCCCTACCTTGATCAGAAGAGTTCCATTAGCAAATTGGAAGCTG GGTTTCCCATTGCAAGGAGACACTCTCTTCAGCGCTTCCTGGAGAAGCGACGTGACAG GTTGGTCAGCAACAGTCCATATCCTACTTCGCCAGCAACACCGATGGGCGACAACGCAAAAACTAATCCGAGCAATAACGCTTCTCCGGGTGTGGGTTGCTTCAAACAATCTGCCATGGTTCAGGAAGAAACTCAACCAAGTTCGGTTGCCTAG